The window CAAATTGCGACAGTTTTTTCCTCtatatttatcattttaaaGGAATTTAGTAAATCACGAATAAAGCACATCATTTCCATTTCATATTTGCTACAACTACTGTACACCAAACATTTACAATATGTATTATTTACTAAGAAAAAGCTAGAATGAATAATTGCCTGCATGCGATGAATCCGCCATGGCAACCTGCAGCCTTACTTAAAGTCCCAACGCATATGTCAACATCACCTTCACAATTGTATTCCTCAGCCACTCCACCACCATTTTTTCCACAAACAAATGTTCCATGAGCCTGAGTAGAGgagtatattttctttttatcattAATACCTTAGaccacataaataaaaaatgaaagaaaacttTTCCTGCAATATGGACATAGTTACTTGAGGACTAGTTGAATTGCGAGTGTAACTAGACAACTCAACCGTAACACAACTATTACAATTTGATGTGTACCATGTGTACAAGATTTGACAAGTTTTTTTACTAGGACTTACATCATCAATAACTAACAGAAAGTCATGCTCCCTGCGTAGCTTCACAAGCTCAGTGATTGGTGCAAAGTCTCCGTCCATACTAAACAAGCTGCAGTGAGAGACAAATGCAAGTCATGAGATagataacaaacaaaacaaaatagaacATTGTATGAAGATGAAACTGAATCCGACTGAAATGAGGATATAGAAAGTAGAATCTAAAAATAGCAACATTTACCTATCAGTCACAACGACTTTCTTCCTCATTGTGCAACTTGATCTGTCAAACAACAATTGCATTTTTAGCCAACGGAGATAGTGAAGTAGATATCCAATAAGAAGAGGGACACAAAGATTTAAACCAAAAGTTTAAGACCTACAACAACGCATTAAGGTGTGTCATGTCACAATGTCTATAGATGAATATCTCTACAGATTTTTGTCGTTCAGCAAGACGAATACCATCGATTATTGATGCATGGTTCAGTGCGTCAGAAAAAATTGCAATCTTTTCATTAGTTAAAGGCATTTTTCCAGCGGACAAAAGAGAGCCAACATTTCCCAAAGCTACCATCAAGGCCATATTGGCTGCAAACCCTGTGGGACAAAGAAGGCAATCCTAGTGGATAAAGTTTAAACAAGATTTCATCAGTTTTCAGCTAAAACACGAAAAAGTAATtgagtaaataaaaaaagttcaaaacaatATTACCCAACACCTTGGACTGCCAATAAATCAAGCAATTATGTCAAAGGACTTCGCCCAAAAACTTAACTTTGTAATCATAATTCAGACGGTCATACTCAGTTGAGTAAATCATGCAAATCAAAACTGTAATCTTCATCTAGAAATGGAAAAGGTAATGATATTCATTGTATGGGGAATCCATTAGTAAAAGGGGATACAGTCTAAAAGTAAGTCTGAGGTTACGGTCCCTTGTCACCATTGTTACTTAACAGCACAAAAGGGAATGACAAAATCCAAATAAAGAGGGCAAATTAGTAGTGTATATTATCTATACAGAGCAGCTTATACCTCTTTCTTCTTTAAGTCTGCTAAGCATGACTCCAATCGCCTATGGTAATCAGTGTATCCACAAATTAAAGCAGAACCCCTCGGGCCCATTCCATGTTCTAGCGCTGCCTGGTTGAATATAAATTCTCATTACATGGTTTTAGAACATGGTTAATTAAAGATATCTTTTGAGAAGTGGTGTCCAAAAGAGAACCTTAGCAGCAGCTTTTCCAATAGTAGGATGTGAACTCAAGCCTAAATAGTCATTTCCAGAGAAAAGTAGCAGCTTTTTAAACTTCTGGGTACCTTCCTCATCTCCTAAAAACTCCACAAATGTAATTTAGACCAAATtccaagaaaataatataatggAAAATGGTTGTATTGAACTGTACCGGAACTGGGAATGTCATGGAGCCATTTTTCGAATGTGGGTTCGGGAATGTGAACCTCCACAGACGAGCGGTCCCATGTCTGCATTTCATCGAACACGTTGAATTCATCTTCGGCAGATTTCTGTGCTTCTTGGATCGATCCATTATGGAGGTAAATGGGTCTGAGAGAACGAAGAAGCTGCAGACGATCAAGCTTGTGAAGAGCCTCTTCGGCCCACTGGTCCCAATGCCTCATCGTCTCAAGTTCTGCAATTTGCAGAGCAGAGAGAGAAGCCGGCTGCGGTAGTTGGACTGTTGGAGTAGCGCCTTCAACTCTCTTGGGATGCAGTTGCAGTTCAATTTTCAGGTTGTTCCTATCCAGCAGTAGTCTCTACTCTCTGTCATCAAATCATGGAATGCCATAAAAGCAATCCACAACAGAGAAAAAACAGCTCAACTtcgtaaaacaaaaaaaccaaaactcaaaattccAATTCTGAAATTAACCTAACATTGGTTCCAAACATGGTAAGATTTCACATCAAAATTGAAAGGGAAAAACAGTAGCCAACTGACCTGGGCCGATAGAACAGAATTCAGAAGCTGTGAGAGTGAGTAAATATCGCTTGGAGTTGGAGACAAGCCAGACGACGTGTGCTACTTTGCTTCAAATGACGCACCTTCTTCCTGCTTTGAAGTCTTTGGACCCATCTTCATTCCAAACCCATCCTGATTCCTAATGCTATGTCCAAAttttaggggtggaaaaaaaacATCCCGACAAATTCCCGAAGCCGGACCGAAaaaattccaaaccaaaaatcttgaaaattttgataccGATCCCGAACTATTCGGTACGGGAATCGGTCTCACAATCTGACTTTTTCGATATTCCCAAACcgaatcaaaattaaaatatatatagttttagATATTATAAACCGTTGGATTGGTTGAGAATTAATATCAGCCATTTATTCAAAATGAAACCTAACCTCACCTTCACTAACTTCTCTGCCAAACTCTTTGACCTCACCTCACCTTCACTTCCTTCCCTCCCTACTCATGTACTCCTTTCTGGTCAGATCcacaaatctctctctccctccactCTTTCACTCTCTCCCCTTTACCTTCATACTACATATAAACTCCAGTCTTCCATTTTCCTTTTGTATTTGACAACTTCCTCTACCTTTGATAATCAATACAGCCACCTCTACTTCCTTCTACTTCTCTCTTCATTAAGGTAATATTCTTGTCTTCATCTGGTAATCTTG of the Pyrus communis chromosome 1, drPyrComm1.1, whole genome shotgun sequence genome contains:
- the LOC137734804 gene encoding 8-amino-7-oxononanoate synthase, with amino-acid sequence MRHWDQWAEEALHKLDRLQLLRSLRPIYLHNGSIQEAQKSAEDEFNVFDEMQTWDRSSVEVHIPEPTFEKWLHDIPSSGDEEGTQKFKKLLLFSGNDYLGLSSHPTIGKAAAKAALEHGMGPRGSALICGYTDYHRRLESCLADLKKKEDCLLCPTGFAANMALMVALGNVGSLLSAGKMPLTNEKIAIFSDALNHASIIDGIRLAERQKSVEIFIYRHCDMTHLNALLSSCTMRKKVVVTDSLFSMDGDFAPITELVKLRREHDFLLVIDDAHGTFVCGKNGGGVAEEYNCEGDVDICVGTLSKAAGCHGGFIACSKRWKQFIQSRGRSFIFSTATPIPIAAAAHAAVFVARKETWRRREIWNRVKDFRALTGIPINSPIISLIVGSEEKALQASQSLLKSGFHVTAIRPPTVPPNSCRLRVTLSATHTRNDVERFTAALSRCVNFQEIGIHGSNGYARL